One genomic region from Clostridium saccharobutylicum DSM 13864 encodes:
- a CDS encoding peptidase domain-containing ABC transporter: protein MKNPFKKYICIKQHDLKDCGAACLATISKQYGLKIPISKIREVAGTDKEGTSAYGIIKAAEQLGFSAKGVKVSEPEDIFSEFPLPCIAHVVIDGSFLHYVVIHKITQKEILIADPGKGIVKYRPEDFFKIWTGVLILMAKTAEFKKGDETKGLFSRFFGLIEPQRTLILNIFFTSLIFTLLGILGAFYFQLLVDEVLQYNLLTTLHILSIGFIMLNIFKILLNAFRSQLLMYLAQRIDIPLMLGYYEHVINLPMNFFGTRKVGEIVSRFNDATKIREAISGATLTIMIDTLMAIAGAVILFMQNRLLFGITVIPVILYAIIVWGFKKPIQNINRENMENNASITSYLVESLSGIETIKAFNAEREVNGETEKRFVKLMKSAFKTGLIGNVQGSIKGAVKSIFGVVILWIGGYECILGVLSVGQLLAFNSLLAYFLDPIENLINLQSQLQTAIVAADRLGEILDLELEKSENESKKINPSTLKGSIEFKDVDFRYGTRKLILEGLNLTIQSGEKIALVGESGSGKTTLSKLIMNFYQCEKGEVLINGYNIKDINIEALRNKIACISQDIFLFSGTIKENLLFGQEDIEFEKVVDACKRARIHDFINEQPLRYETMIEENGSNLSGGQKQRIAIARALIREPEILIMDEATSSLDSITEKAIEKTMYEFSQNITTIIIAHRLSTIMRCNKIYVMDKGKLIEGGSHNELIDKKGRYFNLWKDQMPEYFNNEVALAKEIEVNI from the coding sequence ATGAAAAATCCATTTAAAAAATATATATGTATAAAGCAACATGATCTTAAGGATTGTGGTGCTGCTTGCTTAGCTACAATTTCAAAACAATATGGACTAAAAATTCCAATTTCAAAGATACGTGAAGTTGCTGGTACCGATAAAGAAGGAACTAGTGCTTATGGAATCATTAAAGCAGCTGAACAGCTTGGTTTTAGTGCAAAAGGTGTAAAGGTTAGTGAACCTGAAGATATATTCTCTGAATTTCCACTTCCATGCATAGCCCATGTAGTTATAGATGGTTCTTTTTTGCATTATGTAGTTATACATAAGATAACTCAAAAAGAAATTTTAATTGCAGATCCAGGTAAAGGGATTGTTAAGTATAGACCAGAAGACTTCTTTAAAATATGGACAGGCGTATTGATACTTATGGCTAAAACAGCAGAGTTTAAAAAAGGTGATGAGACTAAAGGACTATTTTCAAGATTCTTTGGGCTTATAGAACCTCAAAGGACTTTAATATTAAATATATTTTTTACATCCTTAATATTTACTTTATTGGGTATATTAGGTGCTTTTTATTTTCAATTGTTAGTAGATGAAGTACTTCAATATAACTTATTAACTACATTACATATACTTTCAATAGGATTTATTATGCTTAATATTTTCAAGATTTTACTTAATGCGTTTAGAAGTCAATTACTTATGTATTTAGCACAGAGAATAGATATACCTCTAATGCTAGGATATTATGAGCATGTAATTAACCTTCCTATGAATTTTTTTGGAACACGTAAGGTAGGTGAAATAGTATCTAGATTTAATGATGCCACTAAAATAAGAGAAGCAATTTCAGGTGCGACTTTAACTATAATGATTGATACTTTGATGGCTATAGCAGGCGCAGTTATTTTATTTATGCAAAATCGTCTTTTATTTGGAATAACAGTAATTCCTGTTATTTTATACGCTATTATAGTTTGGGGATTTAAAAAGCCTATACAAAATATTAATAGGGAAAATATGGAGAATAATGCAAGCATAACTTCTTATTTAGTAGAATCTCTTTCTGGGATTGAAACTATAAAAGCATTCAATGCAGAAAGAGAAGTAAATGGTGAAACTGAAAAAAGATTTGTTAAATTGATGAAAAGTGCATTTAAAACAGGTCTGATTGGTAATGTACAAGGATCTATTAAAGGGGCTGTTAAATCAATTTTTGGAGTAGTTATATTATGGATAGGTGGTTATGAGTGTATTTTAGGTGTCTTGTCTGTTGGGCAGTTATTAGCGTTTAACTCTTTGCTTGCATATTTTCTTGATCCTATAGAGAATTTAATAAATTTACAAAGCCAGCTTCAAACCGCTATTGTAGCAGCTGATAGATTAGGTGAGATATTGGATTTGGAATTAGAAAAAAGTGAAAATGAAAGTAAGAAAATTAATCCTTCTACTTTAAAGGGATCCATAGAATTTAAAGATGTAGATTTTAGATATGGTACTAGAAAGTTAATCTTAGAAGGATTAAATCTTACTATACAATCTGGAGAGAAAATAGCATTAGTAGGAGAAAGTGGTTCAGGGAAGACTACATTATCTAAGCTTATTATGAATTTTTATCAATGTGAAAAAGGTGAAGTATTAATAAATGGATATAACATTAAAGATATAAATATAGAAGCTTTAAGAAATAAAATAGCATGTATATCTCAGGATATATTTTTATTTAGTGGAACTATAAAAGAAAATCTTCTATTTGGTCAGGAAGACATAGAATTTGAAAAAGTAGTAGATGCATGCAAACGGGCAAGGATTCATGATTTTATTAATGAACAGCCTTTAAGGTATGAAACTATGATAGAAGAAAATGGTTCTAATCTTTCAGGAGGTCAGAAACAAAGAATTGCTATTGCGAGAGCCTTAATTAGAGAGCCTGAAATTCTTATAATGGATGAGGCAACCAGCAGTCTTGATTCAATTACTGAAAAAGCTATAGAAAAAACAATGTATGAATTTAGTCAAAATATAACTACTATAATTATAGCTCATAGATTAAGTACTATTATGAGATGCAATAAAATTTATGTTATGGA